A stretch of DNA from Sebaldella sp. S0638:
TTTTCCCGTGATCTACGTGACCAATTGTTCCCACGTTTACGTGTGGTTTGCTTCTTTCGAATTTAGCTTTTGCCATTCTACTCTTCCTCCTAAAAATTTAAAATTTTATTTTAAAGGCTTATCCTTTTCTTTCAGCTACTATTTGGTTAGCTATGTTTGTAGGTACTTGTTCATATTTTTCAAATTCCATTGAATATGATGCTCTACCTTGTGTTTTTGATCTTAAGTCAGTTGCATATCCGAACATTTCTGATAACGGTACATGTGCATTTACTATTTTTGCTCCGTTTCTGTCTGTCATTCCTGAAACCTGACCTCTTCTTGAGTTAAGATCTCCTATTACGTCTCCCATGTACTCTTCTGGTGTAGTTACTTCTACTTTGAAGATAGGTTCAAGTAATATTGGAGTTGCTTTTCTCATACCGTCTTTTACCGCCATCGATCCTGCGATTTTAAATGCCATTTCGCTCGAATCCACTTCATGGTAAGTTCCGTCATATAATGTTACTTTTATGTCTTGTACTGGATATCCAGCTACTACTCCTGCTTCCATTGCTTCCTGTATACCTTTGTCTACTGCTGGAATATATTCTCTCGGGATTGCCCCTCCAGAAATTTTATTAACGAATTCGTAACCTTTTCCGTTATTTGGTTCTACTATTATTTTAACGTGTCCGTATTGACCTCTACCACCTGATTGTTTAGCATACTTAGTTTCTACATTAGCTTCACCAATGATAGTCTCTCTGTAGGCAACCTGTGGTTTACCAACATTAGCTTCTACTTTGAATTCTCTTTTCATTCTGTCTACCAGAATTTCCAAGTGTAATTCTCCCATTCCTGCTATTAGTGTCTGTCCTGTTTCTTGGTTACTTGTCACCTTGAAAGTAGGATCTTCTTCTGCAAGTTTAGATAGTGCTGTTCCCATTTTTTCCTGATCAGCTTTTGTTTTAGGTTCTACGGCTACCTGGATAACCGGTTCTGCGAATTCCATTTTTTCAAGTATAATCGGAGCTGATTCGTCACATAGTGTATCTCCTGTAGTAGTATCTTTCAATCCTACTGCTGCTGCTATATCTCCTGCGTGAACTTCATCTTTTTCTTCTCTTTTGTTAGCATGCATCTGAAGCAGTCTTCCCATTCTTTCTTTCTTACCTTTAGTAGAATTCAGTACATAAGAACCTTTTTCAAGTATTCCTGAGTACACTCTGAAGAAAGCAAGTTTTCCTACGAAAGGATCTGTCATGATCTTAAATGCTAAAGCTGCGAACTTTTCATCATCAGACGGCTTTCTTGTGATTTCTTCATCTGTTTTAGGGTTAGTACCTTTTACTTCTCCTACATCTTCAGGTGAAGGCATTATTTCTACTACTTTATCAAGTAAAGGCTGTATTCCTTTGTTTTTAAATGCAGTTCCGCATACACAAGGTACTACTAATCCTTCTATTGTAGCTTTTCTTAATGCTTTTATTAATTCTGCTTCTGAAATTTCTTCTCCGCCGAAATATTTTTCCATTAACTCATCGTCAGTTTCAACAATAGATTCTATCATGTGTTCTCTTGCTTCTTTTGCTTTATCAACTAAGTCTGCTCTTATTTCCTTCACATCATAGTTTGCTCCCATTGTTTCGTCAATGAAAAGCAGTTCTTTCATTTGTATTAAGTCGATTACACCTTCGAACGCTTCTTCAGCTCCTATTGGAAGCTGTATTGGAAGTGCATTTCCTCCAAGTTTTTCTTTAATATCATTAACACACATATCAAAGTCGGCACCGACTCTGTCCATTTTATTAAAGAACGCCATTCTTGGAACCTTATATTTATCAGCTTGTCTCCATACTGTTTCAGACTGCGGCTGAACTCCGTCAACTGCAGAAAAAACCGCAACAGCACCATCTAATACTCTTAGAGATCTTTCTACCTCTACCGTGAAGTCCACGTGCCCTGGTGTGTCTATTATGTTAATTCTGTGATTTTTCCAGAAACATGTAGTCGCAGCAGATGTAATTGTGATTCCTCTTTCCTGCTCCTGTTCCATCCAGTCCATTGTAGCGGCACCTTCGTGAACTTCTCCTATTTTATGAGTAACTCCTGTATAAAATAAAATTCTCTCTGTTGTTGTTGTTTTTCCGG
This window harbors:
- the fusA gene encoding elongation factor G, with protein sequence MAREVALKDTRNIGIMAHIDAGKTTTTERILFYTGVTHKIGEVHEGAATMDWMEQEQERGITITSAATTCFWKNHRINIIDTPGHVDFTVEVERSLRVLDGAVAVFSAVDGVQPQSETVWRQADKYKVPRMAFFNKMDRVGADFDMCVNDIKEKLGGNALPIQLPIGAEEAFEGVIDLIQMKELLFIDETMGANYDVKEIRADLVDKAKEAREHMIESIVETDDELMEKYFGGEEISEAELIKALRKATIEGLVVPCVCGTAFKNKGIQPLLDKVVEIMPSPEDVGEVKGTNPKTDEEITRKPSDDEKFAALAFKIMTDPFVGKLAFFRVYSGILEKGSYVLNSTKGKKERMGRLLQMHANKREEKDEVHAGDIAAAVGLKDTTTGDTLCDESAPIILEKMEFAEPVIQVAVEPKTKADQEKMGTALSKLAEEDPTFKVTSNQETGQTLIAGMGELHLEILVDRMKREFKVEANVGKPQVAYRETIIGEANVETKYAKQSGGRGQYGHVKIIVEPNNGKGYEFVNKISGGAIPREYIPAVDKGIQEAMEAGVVAGYPVQDIKVTLYDGTYHEVDSSEMAFKIAGSMAVKDGMRKATPILLEPIFKVEVTTPEEYMGDVIGDLNSRRGQVSGMTDRNGAKIVNAHVPLSEMFGYATDLRSKTQGRASYSMEFEKYEQVPTNIANQIVAERKG